The following are from one region of the Abiotrophia defectiva ATCC 49176 genome:
- a CDS encoding ABC transporter ATP-binding protein, with translation MTIQLDVQSISKTFYRMQDSPLQVLSDISFQVQKGEILGIIGTNGAGKSTLLNCLTGHTPVTSGSILLNGQVISNQAESKNAALISRFFQDPRMGTAPRMTVFENLMLASRRGQKPGFKRSLTKDNYEAMRNILSQFHLELEDRLNVPIEALSGGQRQAIALIMATLKRPELLLLDEHTAALDPRTSRQVMQMTSDLIKKEGLTALMITHQLPDAIEYCDRILLMHKGQIQHIYDQDEVKNLSAPVLYRHLEDLIEAEAQAPL, from the coding sequence ATGACGATACAACTGGATGTACAATCTATTAGCAAGACCTTCTATCGTATGCAGGATAGTCCCTTACAGGTACTAAGTGATATTTCTTTTCAAGTCCAAAAGGGTGAAATTCTGGGGATTATTGGAACTAACGGGGCAGGCAAGTCTACCTTACTCAACTGCTTGACTGGCCATACACCTGTGACCTCAGGTAGTATTCTACTAAATGGTCAAGTTATTAGTAACCAAGCTGAAAGCAAGAATGCAGCCCTCATTAGCCGCTTTTTCCAGGATCCGCGCATGGGGACCGCCCCACGTATGACGGTCTTTGAGAATCTTATGTTGGCCTCTAGACGGGGCCAAAAACCTGGCTTTAAGCGATCACTTACTAAGGATAACTATGAGGCCATGAGAAATATATTGAGTCAGTTCCATTTGGAATTGGAAGATCGCTTAAATGTGCCGATTGAAGCCCTGTCTGGTGGCCAACGCCAAGCTATCGCTTTAATCATGGCAACACTTAAAAGACCAGAACTCTTACTCTTAGATGAGCATACTGCCGCTTTAGATCCGCGTACTTCTCGTCAGGTTATGCAAATGACCTCTGACCTGATTAAGAAAGAAGGGCTGACGGCGCTCATGATTACTCACCAGTTGCCAGATGCCATTGAATATTGCGACCGTATTCTGCTTATGCATAAGGGGCAGATTCAGCATATCTATGACCAGGATGAAGTCAAGAACTTGTCGGCTCCTGTCCTTTATCGCCATCTGGAAGACTTGATTGAAGCTGAAGCCCAAGC